Proteins encoded in a region of the Pseudomonas shahriarae genome:
- a CDS encoding IS3 family transposase (programmed frameshift) — translation MSKRYDDEFKDWAVLQMMPPLNRSVADLAVALNLTPQSLRNWRQMARDKGLIVPGNGKTSDQWSSADKFNAVMETAPLSEVEISQYCRIKGVYPEQIQQWREACQNANTLADLKPSAEKTAEQRRIKELERQLIQSDAGRAEAEALLELRKKANANLGQGQGRLISASDRTQAMQLIAEAVLGGARRYRACNELGLSLRTVQRWRYAACDKRLLAQRAAPSNKLSEAERQAVLDAASQAGYASLTPHQIVPKLADEGIYLASESTFYRVLKAANQNVRRGRAKAPKRRALTTHCADGPNQVWCWDITWLPSTVKGRFFYWYMVKDIYSRKLVANEVHEVECAEHACELLEKGCLREHTAGRPLVLHSDNGHVMRGSLLRESMVSLGVEPSFSRPRVSNDNAYAEALFRTAKYCPLWPDQPFDTLTEARLWVQKFIEWYNEDHRHSALKYVTPNERHEGKATALLQARVALYEDAREANPSRWSTRTRNWKLADAVYLNPERPEVKGAMG, via the exons ATGTCCAAGCGTTATGACGACGAATTCAAAGACTGGGCCGTTCTGCAAATGATGCCGCCCCTCAATCGCTCAGTGGCAGACCTTGCCGTTGCGCTCAACCTCACGCCACAGTCACTGCGTAACTGGAGACAAATGGCTAGAGATAAAGGTTTGATCGTGCCGGGAAACGGCAAAACCAGTGATCAATGGTCCAGCGCCGATAAATTCAATGCTGTCATGGAAACCGCTCCGTTGAGCGAGGTGGAAATCTCCCAATACTGCCGAATCAAGGGCGTTTATCCGGAGCAAATCCAGCAGTGGCGCGAAGCCTGTCAAAACGCCAATACCCTGGCTGACCTGAAGCCCAGCGCAGAGAAAACTGCCGAACAACGACGAATCAAAGAGCTGGAACGTCAGTTGATCCAATCCGATGCTGGACGTGCTGAGGCGGAGGCTTTGCTGGAACTCAGAAAAAAAGCCAATGCGA ATCTGGGGCAAGGACAAGGAAGACTGATCAGCGCCTCTGATCGTACGCAAGCCATGCAGTTGATTGCCGAGGCGGTGCTCGGTGGGGCTCGTCGATATCGGGCGTGCAACGAGCTGGGACTGAGCCTGCGCACGGTTCAACGTTGGCGATACGCCGCCTGCGACAAGCGCCTGCTGGCTCAGCGGGCAGCGCCGTCAAACAAACTCAGCGAAGCGGAGCGCCAAGCGGTGCTTGATGCGGCCAGTCAGGCTGGCTACGCCAGCCTCACACCGCACCAAATCGTTCCTAAGCTGGCGGATGAGGGTATCTATCTGGCTTCGGAGTCGACGTTTTATCGCGTGTTAAAAGCGGCTAATCAAAACGTGCGCCGTGGTCGTGCCAAAGCTCCGAAACGCAGGGCGCTGACAACGCATTGTGCTGACGGCCCCAATCAAGTGTGGTGCTGGGATATCACCTGGTTACCCAGCACCGTCAAGGGCCGTTTTTTCTACTGGTACATGGTCAAGGACATCTACAGCCGTAAATTGGTCGCCAATGAGGTGCATGAGGTGGAGTGCGCTGAGCATGCGTGCGAACTGCTCGAAAAGGGCTGCTTACGCGAACACACGGCCGGTCGTCCATTGGTGCTGCACTCGGATAATGGTCACGTTATGAGAGGCTCTTTGCTGCGTGAAAGCATGGTTTCGCTAGGCGTAGAGCCGTCATTTAGCCGACCGCGCGTGAGCAACGACAATGCATACGCCGAAGCACTTTTTCGTACCGCAAAGTACTGCCCACTCTGGCCGGACCAGCCGTTTGATACCCTCACAGAAGCAAGACTTTGGGTACAAAAATTTATCGAGTGGTACAACGAAGATCATCGTCACAGCGCCTTGAAATACGTGACGCCGAACGAGCGCCACGAAGGCAAGGCGACAGCTCTATTACAAGCCCGAGTGGCGCTATATGAAGATGCCAGAGAAGCTAATCCGAGCCGCTGGAGTACCAGGACACGCAACTGGAAGTTGGCAGATGCGGTGTATTTGAACCCAGAACGCCCTGAAGTTAAGGGCGCAATGGGTTAG
- a CDS encoding quinoprotein relay system zinc metallohydrolase 1: protein MKWLLLLLLGLGLPALADLDYALKPRQIAADTWLLEGSTDNFARANGGNIVNTGFIVTQAGVVVIDTGPSRRYGEALRQAIATVTDKPVIQVLLTHHHPDHVLGNQAFKDVPIAALAGTTTLLREQGDGMAENMYRMVGDWMRGTEVLLPSQTLSPGVQTVGGHALRLLSLSGHTGADLAIFDETTGVLFAGDLVFYQRALTTPNTPGLAVWLADIATLQGLPWKLIVPGHGPVASDAQPFAQMRDYLGWLDQLMATGAANGSAMGEMIRSPIPERFAAISLSRYELIRSVSHLYPRYERAQMQRIDQ, encoded by the coding sequence ATGAAGTGGCTATTACTGCTGTTACTTGGCCTGGGCCTGCCCGCGCTGGCCGACCTCGACTACGCCCTCAAGCCCCGGCAGATCGCCGCCGACACCTGGCTGCTGGAAGGCAGCACGGATAATTTCGCCAGGGCCAACGGCGGCAACATCGTCAATACCGGGTTTATCGTGACCCAGGCCGGGGTGGTGGTGATCGACACCGGGCCGTCCCGGCGTTACGGCGAAGCATTGCGCCAGGCGATTGCCACGGTCACCGACAAGCCGGTGATCCAGGTCTTGTTGACCCATCATCACCCCGACCATGTGCTGGGCAACCAGGCGTTCAAGGATGTGCCGATCGCTGCGCTGGCAGGCACCACCACGCTGCTGCGCGAACAGGGCGATGGCATGGCGGAAAACATGTACCGCATGGTCGGCGACTGGATGCGCGGCACCGAAGTGCTGCTGCCCAGCCAGACGTTGAGCCCCGGAGTGCAGACCGTCGGCGGCCACGCTTTGCGATTGTTGAGCCTGAGCGGCCATACCGGCGCCGACCTGGCGATTTTCGACGAAACCACCGGCGTGCTGTTTGCCGGCGACCTGGTGTTTTACCAGCGCGCCCTGACCACCCCCAACACCCCGGGCCTGGCGGTATGGCTGGCGGATATCGCCACCCTGCAAGGCCTGCCCTGGAAGCTGATTGTGCCCGGCCATGGCCCGGTGGCCAGCGATGCCCAACCCTTCGCACAAATGCGTGATTACCTGGGCTGGCTCGACCAACTCATGGCCACCGGTGCTGCCAACGGCAGTGCCATGGGCGAGATGATCCGCAGCCCCATTCCCGAACGTTTTGCGGCCATCAGCCTGAGCCGCTACGAACTGATCCGCAGTGTCAGCCACCTGTATCCCCGCTATGAACGCGCTCAGATGCAACGGATAGATCAATAA
- a CDS encoding pentapeptide repeat-containing protein, producing the protein MNYLPLLLLLSLPLAYADDGDDQPLVINGCTLAPHSQCPGANLKGANLRNQDLSKMNLAGADLREADLRHANLDLANLEKAQLQGANLTRASLQQANLRLADFSGATLMAVQGWGMFAQGAQFENANLSAAYLQFARLSGAKLHKANLRAADLEMTWMSKADLQGADLSDANLQEAKFGESNLEQATLTGSRQHYANFQDANMEGCKDCPTTWDR; encoded by the coding sequence ATGAACTACCTGCCCCTGCTACTCCTGCTTTCCCTCCCTCTGGCCTACGCCGACGACGGCGACGATCAACCCCTGGTCATCAACGGCTGCACCCTCGCCCCCCACAGCCAATGCCCCGGCGCCAACCTCAAGGGCGCCAACCTGCGCAACCAGGACTTGAGCAAAATGAACCTGGCCGGGGCCGATCTGCGCGAGGCCGACCTGCGCCACGCGAACCTCGACCTGGCCAACCTGGAAAAAGCCCAACTGCAAGGCGCCAACCTGACCCGCGCCAGCCTGCAGCAAGCCAACCTGCGCCTGGCAGATTTCAGCGGGGCCACTTTGATGGCCGTGCAAGGCTGGGGCATGTTTGCCCAGGGCGCGCAATTTGAAAACGCCAACCTCAGCGCGGCTTACCTGCAATTTGCGCGGTTGTCGGGGGCCAAGCTGCACAAGGCCAACCTGCGTGCAGCAGACCTGGAAATGACTTGGATGAGCAAAGCCGACCTGCAAGGTGCGGACCTGAGCGACGCCAACCTGCAAGAGGCCAAGTTCGGTGAAAGCAACCTGGAACAGGCCACCCTCACCGGCAGCCGCCAGCACTATGCAAACTTCCAGGACGCGAATATGGAGGGCTGCAAGGACTGCCCCACCACCTGGGACCGTTAA
- the pqqA gene encoding pyrroloquinoline quinone precursor peptide PqqA, with product MWTKPAYTDLRIGFEVTMYFANR from the coding sequence ATGTGGACCAAACCCGCCTACACCGACCTGCGTATCGGCTTTGAAGTGACCATGTATTTCGCCAACCGCTGA
- the exaA gene encoding quinoprotein ethanol dehydrogenase, with protein MTIRSLPALSPLSLAVQAFLLVGSLSLSAASFAAAEPAKQTRNVTWEDIANDHLTTKDVLQYGMGTNAQRWSPLAQVNDKNVFKLTPAWSYSFGDEKQRGQESQAIVNDGVVYVTGSYSRVFALDAKTGKRLWTYNHRLPDNIRPCCDVVNRGAAIFGDKIYFGTLDARLIALDKNTGKVVWNKKFGDHAAGYTMTGAPVLIKDKVTGKVLLIHGSSGDEFGVVGQLFARDPDTGEEVWMRPFVEGHMGRLNGKDSTTTGDVKAPSWPDDPTTETGKVEAWSHGGGAPWQSASFDAETNTIIVGAGNPGPWNTWARTSKDGNPHDFDSLYTSGQVGVDPSTGEVKWFYQHTPNDAWDFSGNNELVLFDYKDKDGKVVKATGHADRNGFFYVVDRNNGKLQNAFPFVDNITWASHIDLKTGRPVENEGQRPAKPLPGETKGKPVEVSPPFLGGKNWNPMAYSQDTGLFYIPGNQWKEEYWTEEVNYKKGSAYLGMGFRIKRMYDDHVGTLRAMNPTTGKVVWEHKEALPLWAGVLATKGNLVFTGTGDGFFKAFDAKTGKELWKFQTGSGIVSPPITWEQDGEQYIGVTVGYGGAVPLWGGDMAELTKPVAQGGSFWVFKIPSWDNKTAQK; from the coding sequence ATGACAATAAGATCGCTACCCGCCCTCTCGCCGCTGAGCCTTGCCGTGCAGGCTTTCCTGCTGGTCGGCAGCCTGTCCTTGAGTGCGGCGAGCTTCGCCGCTGCCGAACCTGCAAAGCAGACGCGCAACGTCACCTGGGAAGACATTGCCAACGACCACCTGACCACCAAGGACGTGCTGCAATACGGCATGGGCACCAACGCCCAGCGCTGGAGCCCCCTGGCCCAGGTCAACGACAAGAACGTGTTCAAGCTCACCCCGGCCTGGTCGTACTCGTTCGGTGACGAGAAGCAGCGCGGCCAGGAGTCCCAGGCCATCGTCAACGACGGCGTGGTGTATGTCACCGGCTCCTACTCCCGGGTGTTCGCCCTCGACGCCAAGACCGGCAAGCGCCTGTGGACCTACAACCACCGCCTGCCCGACAACATTCGCCCGTGCTGTGACGTGGTCAACCGCGGGGCGGCGATTTTTGGCGACAAGATCTACTTCGGCACCCTCGATGCGCGCCTGATCGCCCTCGATAAAAACACCGGCAAAGTGGTGTGGAACAAGAAATTCGGCGACCACGCCGCCGGCTACACCATGACCGGCGCCCCGGTGCTGATCAAAGACAAGGTCACCGGCAAGGTCCTGCTGATCCACGGCAGCTCCGGCGATGAATTCGGCGTGGTCGGCCAGTTGTTTGCCCGCGACCCGGACACCGGCGAAGAAGTGTGGATGCGCCCGTTCGTCGAAGGCCACATGGGCCGCCTGAATGGCAAGGACAGCACCACCACCGGCGATGTGAAAGCACCGTCCTGGCCAGATGATCCGACCACCGAAACCGGCAAGGTCGAAGCCTGGAGCCACGGCGGCGGTGCCCCTTGGCAGAGCGCCAGTTTCGATGCCGAGACCAACACCATCATCGTCGGCGCCGGCAACCCCGGCCCGTGGAACACCTGGGCGCGTACTTCCAAGGATGGCAACCCTCACGACTTCGACAGCCTCTATACCTCAGGCCAAGTGGGTGTCGACCCAAGCACCGGCGAAGTGAAGTGGTTCTACCAGCACACGCCAAACGATGCCTGGGACTTCTCCGGCAACAACGAGCTGGTACTGTTCGACTACAAGGACAAGGACGGCAAAGTGGTCAAGGCCACCGGCCACGCTGACCGCAACGGCTTCTTCTACGTGGTGGACCGTAACAACGGCAAGCTGCAGAACGCCTTCCCGTTCGTCGACAACATCACCTGGGCCAGTCATATCGACCTGAAGACCGGCCGCCCCGTGGAAAACGAAGGCCAGCGTCCGGCCAAGCCGCTGCCGGGTGAAACCAAGGGCAAGCCGGTGGAAGTCTCGCCGCCGTTCCTCGGTGGCAAGAACTGGAACCCCATGGCCTACAGCCAGGACACCGGCCTGTTCTACATCCCCGGCAACCAGTGGAAAGAGGAATACTGGACCGAAGAGGTCAACTACAAGAAGGGTTCGGCGTACCTGGGCATGGGCTTCCGTATCAAGCGCATGTATGACGACCACGTCGGCACCCTGCGCGCGATGAACCCGACCACCGGCAAGGTGGTGTGGGAGCACAAGGAGGCCCTGCCATTGTGGGCCGGCGTGCTGGCGACCAAGGGCAACCTGGTGTTCACCGGCACCGGCGACGGTTTCTTCAAAGCCTTCGACGCAAAAACCGGCAAGGAGCTGTGGAAGTTCCAGACCGGCAGCGGCATCGTCTCCCCACCGATCACCTGGGAACAGGATGGCGAGCAATACATCGGCGTGACCGTTGGCTACGGCGGCGCGGTGCCGTTGTGGGGCGGCGACATGGCCGAGCTGACCAAACCGGTGGCACAGGGCGGGTCGTTCTGGGTGTTCAAAATCCCGAGTTGGGATAACAAAACCGCGCAAAAATAA
- a CDS encoding quinoprotein dehydrogenase-associated SoxYZ-like carrier, which produces MGWRARWLLACWLPVAAYGMDPGKDPVPSVMWSYFHQQFLGNAPFVFDERVKLLAPPFAEDARQVPLEIDARAFKGEVVKIIAWAELNPLPKIVDFQPGEGVLPWLAIRVRIEQATPLRAAVLTKDGLWHVGSTLIDAAGGGCTAPSVVRSQPGWEEHLGEVLGGRYPREDFSRLRLQIAHPMDNGMVSGIPEFYINHAELRDAQDRVLARLELFAAVSENPDLAFDLQGAGPVRLLLRDTSGSEFAGAIP; this is translated from the coding sequence ATGGGCTGGCGCGCACGTTGGCTGTTGGCTTGCTGGTTGCCAGTGGCCGCCTACGGGATGGACCCCGGCAAAGACCCGGTGCCATCGGTGATGTGGAGCTATTTCCACCAGCAGTTCCTCGGCAATGCGCCGTTTGTCTTTGATGAACGGGTCAAGCTGCTGGCGCCGCCATTTGCCGAAGATGCGCGGCAGGTGCCCCTGGAAATCGACGCCCGCGCCTTCAAGGGCGAGGTGGTGAAAATCATCGCCTGGGCCGAACTCAATCCACTGCCGAAAATCGTCGACTTCCAGCCGGGCGAGGGCGTGTTGCCGTGGCTGGCGATCCGCGTCCGGATCGAGCAGGCCACGCCGTTGCGCGCCGCCGTGTTGACCAAGGATGGCCTTTGGCATGTGGGGTCGACCCTGATCGACGCCGCCGGCGGCGGCTGTACCGCGCCCAGCGTGGTGCGCAGCCAGCCGGGCTGGGAAGAACACCTGGGGGAAGTGTTGGGCGGTCGTTACCCCCGCGAGGATTTCAGCCGGCTGCGCCTGCAGATAGCACACCCGATGGACAATGGCATGGTCAGCGGCATCCCTGAGTTCTACATCAACCACGCCGAACTGCGCGACGCCCAGGACCGGGTGTTGGCGCGCCTGGAGCTGTTCGCGGCGGTCAGCGAGAACCCCGACCTGGCGTTTGACCTGCAAGGCGCCGGGCCGGTGCGCCTGCTGTTGCGCGATACCAGCGGTAGTGAATTCGCCGGGGCCATCCCATGA
- a CDS encoding PQQ-dependent catabolism-associated CXXCW motif protein — MLPARLTLAAVLSLTPLLAAAQPPTALFSRDGYRINLYRSPTPEHLPGATIVDTQALQTLLAQQPRPVLIDVYRRQWLHGQFIEDQPHANLPGSHWLANTGDGELTPEWQSYFARHLYTYTDGHLAHPLVFYCRADCWLSWNAVKRAKALGYNTVYWYRDGLDAWEAAKLPVAAAHPEPFELAP, encoded by the coding sequence ATGCTGCCCGCCCGACTGACTCTGGCTGCCGTGCTGTCGCTGACCCCGCTGCTGGCTGCTGCCCAGCCGCCAACCGCGCTGTTTTCCCGCGACGGCTACCGCATCAACCTCTATCGCAGCCCCACCCCCGAACACCTGCCGGGCGCGACCATCGTCGATACCCAGGCCCTGCAAACCCTGCTGGCGCAACAGCCGCGCCCGGTGCTGATCGACGTCTACCGCCGGCAATGGCTGCACGGCCAGTTCATCGAAGACCAGCCCCACGCCAACCTGCCCGGCAGCCACTGGCTGGCCAATACCGGCGATGGCGAGCTGACGCCCGAGTGGCAGAGCTACTTTGCCCGCCACCTGTACACCTACACCGACGGTCACCTTGCCCACCCCTTAGTGTTCTACTGCCGCGCCGATTGCTGGTTGAGTTGGAACGCGGTAAAACGGGCCAAAGCCTTGGGCTATAACACTGTGTATTGGTATCGCGATGGCCTGGACGCGTGGGAAGCCGCCAAGCTGCCCGTCGCCGCGGCACACCCTGAGCCCTTTGAGCTTGCCCCCTGA
- a CDS encoding response regulator → MNILLVDKHAVVRLGYSSLLRALLPGVEVREAGTGEEALARVQEAVPNLVITGFGLPGISGLETTRRLRQRLPQLRVLFFSQHQELPLVRQALEAGASGYITKGATPAVMNEAVQRILDGHTYIEQALATELAYHPVDHRLQGMTARELEIFLMLAKGTPTRAIADQLSISSKTVSNHLTLLKSKLQVSSHAELVHVGIDMGVVRAAG, encoded by the coding sequence ATGAATATCCTGTTGGTAGACAAGCACGCCGTGGTGCGCCTGGGTTACAGCAGCCTATTGCGGGCGCTGCTACCGGGCGTGGAAGTGCGCGAGGCGGGCACTGGCGAGGAGGCGCTGGCGCGGGTGCAGGAGGCGGTGCCGAACCTGGTGATCACCGGTTTTGGCCTGCCGGGCATCAGTGGCCTGGAGACCACCCGCCGCCTGCGCCAGCGCCTGCCGCAATTGCGCGTGCTGTTTTTCAGCCAGCATCAGGAGCTGCCCCTGGTACGCCAGGCCCTGGAGGCCGGTGCGTCGGGCTATATCACCAAGGGCGCGACGCCTGCGGTGATGAATGAAGCGGTGCAGCGCATTCTCGACGGCCACACCTATATCGAACAGGCCCTGGCCACCGAGCTGGCCTACCACCCGGTCGATCATCGCCTGCAGGGCATGACGGCCCGTGAGCTGGAAATTTTCCTGATGCTGGCCAAAGGCACACCCACCCGGGCCATTGCCGATCAACTGAGTATCAGCAGCAAGACCGTGTCCAATCACCTGACCTTGCTCAAGAGCAAATTGCAGGTCAGCTCCCATGCGGAGCTGGTGCATGTGGGGATTGATATGGGCGTGGTGCGGGCGGCGGGATAA
- the exaC gene encoding acetaldehyde dehydrogenase ExaC: protein MIYAQPGTPGAIVTFKPRYGNFIGGEFVAPVNGEYFTNTSPVTGEVIAEFPRSSAADIDKALDAAHAAADAWGKTSAQDRALVLLKIADRIEQHLEVLAVTETWDNGKAVRETLNADVPLAADHFRYFAGCIRAQEGGAAEINELTAAYHFHEPLGVVGQIIPWNFPLLMAAWKLAPALAAGNCIVLKPAEQTPLSIMVFAELIADLLPAGVLNIVQGFGREAGEALATSKRIAKIAFTGSTPVGAHIMHAAAENIIPSTVELGGKSPNIFFEDIMQAEPAFIEKAAEGLVLAFFNQGEVCTCPSRALVQESIYEPFMAEVMKKIVKIKRGNPLDTETMVGAQASEQQYDKILSYLTIAQEEGAELLAGGAAEHLAGDLSSGYYIQPTLLKGHNKMRVFQEEIFGPVVGVTTFKDEAEALAIANDSEFGLGAGLWTRDINRAYRMGRAIKAGRVWTNCYHLYPAHAAFGGYKKSGVGRENHKMMLDHYQQTKNLLVSYDINPLGFF, encoded by the coding sequence ATGATCTACGCACAACCTGGCACCCCCGGCGCCATCGTCACCTTCAAGCCGCGCTACGGTAACTTTATCGGTGGCGAGTTTGTGGCCCCGGTCAACGGTGAATACTTCACCAACACCTCGCCAGTGACTGGCGAGGTGATTGCCGAATTCCCGCGCTCCAGCGCCGCCGATATCGACAAGGCCCTGGACGCTGCGCATGCTGCCGCCGACGCCTGGGGCAAGACCTCGGCCCAGGACCGCGCCCTGGTGCTGCTGAAAATTGCCGACCGCATCGAGCAGCACCTGGAAGTGTTGGCCGTGACCGAGACCTGGGACAATGGCAAGGCCGTGCGCGAGACCCTGAATGCCGACGTGCCATTGGCCGCCGACCACTTCCGTTACTTCGCCGGCTGCATCCGCGCCCAGGAAGGCGGCGCCGCCGAGATCAACGAACTGACCGCGGCCTATCATTTCCATGAGCCCCTGGGCGTGGTCGGGCAGATCATCCCGTGGAACTTTCCGTTGCTGATGGCCGCCTGGAAACTCGCCCCGGCCCTGGCCGCCGGCAACTGCATCGTGCTCAAGCCGGCCGAGCAGACGCCGCTGTCGATCATGGTGTTTGCCGAACTGATCGCCGACCTTTTGCCGGCCGGCGTGTTGAACATCGTCCAGGGTTTTGGCCGCGAAGCCGGTGAGGCCCTGGCCACCAGCAAGCGCATCGCCAAGATCGCTTTCACCGGCTCCACCCCGGTGGGCGCGCACATCATGCACGCGGCGGCCGAGAACATTATTCCGTCCACCGTCGAACTGGGCGGCAAGTCGCCGAATATCTTCTTTGAAGACATCATGCAGGCGGAGCCGGCCTTCATCGAGAAAGCCGCCGAGGGCCTGGTGCTGGCGTTCTTCAACCAGGGCGAAGTGTGCACCTGCCCGTCGCGGGCGCTGGTGCAGGAGTCGATCTACGAGCCGTTCATGGCCGAGGTCATGAAGAAGATCGTCAAGATCAAGCGCGGCAACCCGCTGGACACCGAGACCATGGTCGGCGCCCAGGCGTCCGAGCAGCAGTACGACAAGATCCTCTCGTACCTGACCATCGCCCAGGAAGAGGGCGCCGAACTGCTGGCCGGTGGCGCCGCCGAACACCTGGCGGGAGACCTGTCCAGCGGCTATTACATCCAGCCGACTCTGCTCAAGGGCCACAACAAAATGCGCGTGTTCCAGGAAGAAATCTTCGGCCCGGTGGTGGGCGTGACCACCTTCAAGGACGAAGCCGAAGCCCTGGCGATTGCCAACGACAGCGAATTCGGCCTGGGTGCCGGGCTGTGGACCCGCGATATCAACCGCGCCTACCGCATGGGCCGGGCGATCAAGGCCGGGCGTGTGTGGACCAACTGCTATCACCTGTACCCGGCGCATGCTGCGTTTGGTGGCTACAAAAAGTCCGGGGTAGGGCGTGAGAACCACAAGATGATGCTCGATCATTACCAGCAGACCAAGAACCTGCTGGTGAGCTACGACATCAACCCGCTGGGGTTCTTCTGA
- the pedF gene encoding cytochrome c-550 PedF, with protein MTTKRNALLVAGLLAGVIGAGSVWAHGNVTPTAVETQGLTPIKDAGVPLDADGWAAVNPYRQSPEHAKAVEVGASAYNQNCAACHGLEAKSGGIAPDLRMLDEGDAGDEWFVERVRHGAVRDGRVYMPKMADYLSQEALWAVRTYLDSVHVEE; from the coding sequence ATGACAACAAAACGCAACGCCTTGCTGGTTGCCGGCCTGTTGGCCGGGGTGATCGGTGCAGGCTCCGTCTGGGCTCACGGCAACGTGACGCCAACTGCCGTGGAAACCCAAGGCCTGACCCCGATCAAGGACGCCGGCGTACCGCTGGATGCCGATGGCTGGGCGGCGGTGAACCCGTATCGCCAGTCGCCGGAACACGCCAAGGCCGTCGAAGTGGGGGCCTCGGCCTATAACCAGAACTGCGCCGCGTGCCACGGTCTGGAAGCCAAGTCCGGCGGGATCGCCCCCGACCTGCGCATGCTCGATGAGGGCGATGCCGGGGACGAATGGTTCGTCGAACGGGTGCGCCATGGCGCCGTGCGCGATGGTCGGGTGTACATGCCGAAAATGGCCGACTACTTGAGCCAGGAAGCCTTGTGGGCGGTACGCACTTATCTTGATAGCGTGCACGTCGAGGAGTAA
- a CDS encoding response regulator transcription factor, producing MYKILIADDHPLFREAIHNVISDGFAGSEVMETADLDSALALTQEHDDLDLILLDLNMPGMHGLNGLINLRNEAPTIPVVIVSAEQDKQIVLQAITYGAVGFITKSSPRAQMTEAIQQILNGNVYLPPDIIRTQKNPGQRRMHDNPAFAPELLQALTRKQLLVLERMTKGESNKQIAYTLEIAETTVKAHVSAILRKLNVHNRVQAILSAGDIDFGSYLRR from the coding sequence ATGTATAAAATTCTGATTGCCGACGATCACCCGCTGTTTCGCGAAGCGATCCATAACGTCATCAGCGACGGTTTTGCCGGCAGCGAAGTGATGGAAACTGCCGACCTGGACAGCGCCCTGGCCCTGACCCAGGAGCACGACGACCTCGACCTGATCCTGCTGGACCTGAACATGCCCGGCATGCACGGCCTCAACGGCCTGATCAACCTGCGCAACGAAGCGCCGACCATACCGGTGGTGATCGTCTCGGCCGAACAGGACAAGCAGATCGTGCTGCAAGCCATCACCTATGGCGCGGTGGGCTTTATCACTAAATCCTCGCCACGGGCGCAGATGACCGAAGCGATCCAGCAGATCCTCAATGGCAACGTGTACCTGCCGCCCGACATCATCCGCACCCAGAAAAACCCCGGCCAGCGGCGCATGCACGACAACCCGGCCTTCGCCCCGGAACTGCTGCAGGCCCTTACACGCAAGCAGTTGCTGGTGTTGGAGCGGATGACCAAGGGCGAGTCGAACAAGCAGATTGCCTACACCCTGGAAATTGCCGAGACCACGGTGAAGGCCCATGTGTCGGCGATTCTGCGCAAGTTGAACGTACATAACCGGGTGCAGGCGATCCTTAGCGCTGGAGATATCGACTTCGGCTCCTACCTGCGGCGCTGA